Within the Pseudomonas putida genome, the region GGCAAGGAACCGGATGGGCTGCCGCTGCTGCTGATCGAGGAGCCGGAGGCGCATCTTCACCCGCAGCGCCAACTTAGACTGATGGAGTTCCTCGAGCGCGCATCGCAGCCTCGCCCCCAACAGCAAAATCAAACCCAACAGCAAGATCAAACACAACAGCAAGATCAAACACAACAGCCAGATCAAGCCCAAGCGGAACCAGCGCATACACGTCCCGTGCAGGTGATCCTCACCACACACAGTCCCAACCTGAGCTCTAAGATTGCCTTGGAGAATCTGGTGCTCATTCATGGCCAGCGTGCCTTCTCCATGGCACAGGGGCGAACCAGGCTGTCCGCTGACGACTATCGCTTCCTGAGTCGTTTTCTGGATGTCACCAAGGCCAGCCTGTTCTTTGCGAAAGGGCTGCTCATCGTTGAAGGGGATGCAGAGGCGATCCTGCTGCCGGCACTGGCCAGGCTGCTTGGGTGTGACTTGACCGAGCATGGTGTGTCAATCGTCAATGTGGGTGGCGTTGGCTTACGCCGTTACGCACACATCATGCAGCGAGCTGATGCGACAGAGGGAATAATCCAGATCCCAACGGCCTGCATCACCGACATGGATGTGATGCCGGATTGCGCGCCGGCCATCATGGGGCTGGATCCGCACAAGCTCAACGCCAAGGGTAAACCGGCGCGTCGTCAATGGCGGATGCTCAGTGACTTTGGCGCTACCGAGATTGAGCGCGAACCGAAGCTTGCGGCTCATCGTCAGAAACGGACACGTGGCGATGGCCAAAACGTGAAGACCTTCGTGGCCGATCATTGGACGCTCGAGTATGACCTGGCTGTCGAAGGGCTTATGGACTGGGTACACCGTGCCGCCACGTTGGCCTTACATGATGTAAAAATGAACGAAAAAAAGCTGACGCGACAGAAAGTCCTCGAGAGGGCGACGAAGGCGCTGGCGGCACTTAAGTCTCAGTATCTCACCAATGAAGAGCGTGCCACCGAGGTTTACCGGCAGGTTGATTCGGGCTCCAAGTCGATTACTGCACAGCATCTGGTCGACCTGCTGCAGTCGGCATTTGATGAAGGTGAACTCGACCGGGCAAGCTTGCGTGCAGCGTTACCGGCCTACGTGATTGAAGCGATCGAATACGCCACAAGAGGCCGGATCATGCCTTCGGCGCCGGAGCAGCCGGCCACAAACACCGCGGAGACGCCGCTAGAGGCGCTTGAAGCAGGGGAGTTGGCGTAATGCGGCTCCAGGATCTTGTGCCTCCAGTCACGGATGCAGACATCGAGTGGGTGAGCGCGCTTATGTCGTTGCGCGACCTGGATGAACCTCGGAGGGAGTTCCTCAAGCGTCTCGATACGCTCGATGTAGCGGCCTGCCCGGGGAGCGGTAAGACCACCCTCGTGGTTGCCAAGCTGGCCATTCTTGGTCGTCATTGGCGTAGTCGAACGCAGGGGATCTGCGTGCTATCGCACACCAATGCAGCGCGTGAGGAAATTGAGAGCCGGCTGGGCGCCACAGAGATTGGCCAGAGGCTGCTGCGCTACCCACATTTCATCGATACCATCCACGGTTTTGTCATGCGGTTTCTTGCGTCGCCCTGGCTGCGCTCGAATGGCCACCCGCTGACGGTGGTGGATGACGAGGCAACCGGGCGAGCAAGGGGAAGGGCGCTGGGAAAAGATCGTTGGGGTGTAGAGTACTTTCTCGATCAAAAAGAAAAGACGCTCGCTGATCTTCGACTGCCCTCGGTCGATTTTTCTACCCCTCTTCAAGGTAAGCATTACATTTGCTCGCCAGATGCACCTACTCATGGAAAGTTATGCAGAGCCATGGGCGCTGCCGCTTCGGAAGGCTACTTCTGCTATGACGAGGTTTTCACGCTTGGCCAGGCCATGATTGAGCAAGAACCGAATGTTGCTCAATCGCTGCAAGCCCGGTTCCCCTGTGTACTCATCGACGAAATGCAAGACACGGACTTGGAGCAGAATCGCCTTTTGAACCACGTATTTCCGCGCGATGCAGCGAATACAGTGGTGATCAGGGTGGGCGATCCCAATCAGCAGATATTCGAGGGTGACGGAGAGTCTGATGGGGCATTCCCGCATGGCGGGACAATCGAGATCTCCACAAGCTTTCGATTCAACCAGGCCATTGCCACGCTGGCAAACAGCTTTGCAGTCGCTCCCATTACGGGCGGATTGGTCGGTCGGGCCAGAACGGGTGAAGACTGTCCCAACACCCTTTTTGTCTTTCCAGACGACGATACGAGCGGTGTGCTTGGCGCATTTGCAGAGCTTGTGTCACGGCATGTACCCATCACCCAGCGCAAGGATGGGGTGCATGCGCTCGGTGCTGTTCACCGACTGAGGAAGTACAAGGACAACCAATTCCCGAAGGCCCTGGAGCACTATTGGAGCGCCTACCGCTCAGACGCTAATGGCTCGACGTATGCGCCCAAGACATTCATTGACGGTGTTCGCAGGGCCAGAGCCCACCTGGCGATCAGCGGTCACGCGCACGAAAGCGTTGAGATGATCGCGAGGTGCCTGCTCCATCTCGCTGAGCGTGCTGGGTTGAGGACGCCAGTCCAGATCAGAACAAGGCTACACCGCTACATCGAGCGAAGCTTGGCAGCTAACGCGAAGCTTCTCAAAGCCTACCAGCGAGGTATCTACCTCTACTTGTTCTATCCGCATCCACTACGAGAGAAGCGGTGGGTTGAGACCCACGTTGGGCTCCTCAAGCGGCTGATCCAGGAGCTGCATCCTGGGGAGGAGGTTTCAATGACTACCGATGTGGAAGCCTATCTGGCGTGGGCAGAACCAGGCGATACGGTCGAGGTCGAGTCGCAGGTGCCCCGCAAAACCATTAACACATACCGATGGGAGGCCGGGGGGCACGAGCCTGTCGACGTTCAGCTGGCGTCCATGCACTCCGTCAAAGGGAAGACGCATTCGGCGACGCTGATCTTGGAAACGTTCAGTGGACAGCACTTTCTGGAAATGATGTTGCCCTGGCTTGAAGGAAAGCCCTTGGTTAAGAAAGAACATCAGGTGACTTACCGGAAAAACAGGATGCTCATGTATGTCGGCATGACTCGGCCTACGCATCTGCTTTGTCTGGCGATTCGAAGCAGCGCGCTGGGTGAGGGGGAGGCGAGAGTTGAGCGAAGGGCGGCCCTGCAGGCACAGGGCTGGGTGATCAATGAGTTGGATGCGAGAGCGGCAAGCTGACCCACGGTTGATATGCCCGGTAAAACCCGGAGACATTGTCATCATCGTTGATCTCACGGGAAGGCATGGTGAAGCGATCGGGTGGAAAAATTCCCACCCGTTTCGCTTCGTCTGGCCTATTAGCTCTGCACCAGCTCGAACGTGCGACCCGATAGGGCACCATGCAGGCTTTTCAAGGCGCTCTCCAGTTCACTGCCTTCCTCAACCTCGAACTGCTCAATGGTTTCCAGCGAGCTTTTGAGGTCGGCGTTCGCGTTCACAATCACTTCCTTACCCGCGATTTTGTTCAGCAGATCCTCACACAGCTTCTGCCCTTGCGGCGTGATGCCTCGGTATAGCGTGACGCTGTGATCATTGGTTTGCACCCGAATGAAGCGAACATGATCGTCGAAGCGATGGAAGCGAGGGTGGAACATTTCCGTGAAAGAATTGGGCGCAGGGTACGCCTCCAAGCCCTGTTTGGTGGGGCTGGCCCAGTCGTCGTCAGTCTTCAAACTGTTGCAGTCAACGCAGGCGACCGACAGGTTCCAGAAGTGGAAGGAATATTGTTCGTAGCTTTCGCGTGGAAGGATGTGCTCGATTGGCTTCGAGTAACCGCTGTTGAATAACCACCGCCGGCAGTAGCAGCAACGGTTACCTTGCTGCTTAGCGATGTACTGCCTGAAAGCCCCCTTGATGTCACTGACGGTCGGCTTCGCTGGGCCTCGCTTGCGCTTGGGCGTCTCAGCAGGTGCAGGGGAACCTGCAGCTCCCGCCTCAGGTGAGCCAGGTGCAGCGATCGTGCCGGGTGCAGCGACCGTGCCAGGGGCGGCGATCGCGCCAGGCGCTGCGGCCACTGTAGCTGCAGGCACCGGCTTTTTAGGATTCGAAAATTCGTTCCAGAGGTTTCGCTTCTTGATTGCTTCGCCAGCCTGTCTTGCCTTGAATCGCTGCAGAGCCATCACGTGGAAACGGTGAATGTTGAACATTACGACCTTATGGAAGCGCTCCTCGGCATGGCACTGCGCCTTGTACTCGTCGTAGGCAGGCTTCATGTCGGCATCTTTCAGCACATAGTAATCCGCCATGCTACACCTGAGCCTCGTCGGTACGTTTGCTTGCCGCTTCCTGGTCGACCAGTAGCAACTCAATCGCGGTGTAGGCCTTCTTGATCAGGTCGATGTCCTCTTCCTGACCTGGAGGTACGTATGCTCCAGGTTGAGTCGGCATCTTCTTGAGCATGTCATTCAGCTCTTTGAGAGGTGAGGGCTGGTCAGCTCGAAGCTTGCCTTTTGTTTCAATCGTTTTGGCAACGATACGAGCGCAGGCCTCATGCACCGCGCGGTTGTGAGGGGTGTAGGTACCGAAGCCTTCCAGAATGATCGACTCAACGGAGTACCGCTCCTTGTCAGTCAGCTTCGGCAATTTGCCCGTGTCGAGCAAGAAGCTGTGACTGCCTTGGTCGTTCGCATTGGTGATGAGGGTCGGAGCATGGGTTGCGACGACGAATGAGCAACCGAAGCGGCGGGAGAGCAGGTGGAACACCCTTGGAAGTGTCTGCTGCCATTTCAGATGCAAGCTGATTTCTGGCTCGTCTACCAGAAAGACCGTCCCTGGTTCGGCTGACGTGATGATGTTGAGCAGCAACTGGTTGATGTTTTGCTCTCCAGAACTCAGCGATGAGTAGGAGACAATCCGCTCCTTTTGATCGTCAATCGCTGGGCGCACGACGCCGAACTCGTATTTGGCCAGCTCGTCAGGAACATGGTTATCCGCAGCGTGATCTGACATCCTCAAGGTGCGAATTTCATTAGGGGCATTGTCCAGTGCCATTTCTGGCCGAAGCATGAAGTAGAAGCGTGGGGCGAAGCCCAGGCACGTTTGGCACTCTTTCAAGGCCTCAAGCATGTGCTGATCGACGAAGACCCTGGCCGCCAAGGCGGTTACGGCTTTGGTCAACCTGGAGGGTGAGATGGCATCTGCACTGGTGCGGGCACCGCGATACTCAAAACGTTTGTATTGTTGGCTGCGTCCGAGCGGGAAACGATCATGTACCCCTGTCGAGATGCCAACAGTTCTGCGATCAAGCTCACCGACCCTGTCGATGAGTTCACACAGCAACTGGGTCTTCCCTGCACCGTTGTTACCAATGATATAGATGCAGGCAGGCTCAGTCGGATCGCTCAAAAGCTTGAGAATGTCTTGTGGGTTGGCCGCAAGGTTGAAAACACTTCCCTGAAGCTGATTGGTTCGGATGAAGTTTTTGGGCGAATAGATTTTCCAGGCTTCCTGATGCTCGCTTTTGTCCTCGATACACAGCCCCTTTACATCCTTGAAACCATCTGAAAACTGTGCATTCAAGATAGTTTCGACCTTCGGAGGAATGCTCCTGGGCAGGTCGTCGATGTTGCGTGATTCATGGATGTTAAAGATATGACCGGCTAGGATCGCGCGTTCTTCAAGATCCAGCCGCTCCAGGGATTTATTAGCGTTTGAGACGTCGATGTACAGCGCTGGCTTGCGCATCAAGTGAATATGCTGGCTAAAAATCAGCAGGACTTGGTCATGCGCGGCGGCTGTCGCTTCGCTGGAGCTAAAACAGATAGCAGCGTCTAACCGCAGACCGTTGAAGATCGCCGGTGCAAGCTCTTTACGTAGTCCGCCGTACTTCGCTTTGCTGGCTGGCAGTACAAGCATGAATCGCGCAGGTTGAGGGTACTGTAAGGCAAATGCGGCGAGGTTGATGAGTCCCGTCACGGCAGTGAATTTGAATTGCGGGCCAGCGTCAACGAGGTAGCTCGGCTGACTGTCGGCGACCCTGTCAGGAACGTGACGATGAATAAAGTCAGGGTAGATCTGGTTGATGATGAGTTTTAAGGAAATCAGCGCCTTCAAAGCAGCAGAGGTCGGGGACAGCATCGGGAAAGAACTGCTGTCTATTTCAGAGGACTTTCCAATAGACAGCTCAGCCGTCGTCGGCGCAATCTCGACAATAGGCGAGTACAAGGTGGAATGAATACTTCCGACCAAGGCTGCGACCACCATTGGATGGCTCGGGGCAATCTTGTAGAACTCAAAGATGAAGAGATCAATGAGATGTGTCGCCGTTTTTACCCTGACCTCCCGATCCATCGTGTCACTAGACACCGCTCGGATGTGCAGCAGCTTTTCGTTGAACGCTGCCCTGACGTCTGTATCATCGAATTCGTTTAGCTTCATCAGCTCGGTTACATGTACCCTGGCATCCTCAAAACTGCTTCGGTACCTGTCTTCCAGGATCAGCCCCTTCGTCAGGTGCAACGCGGCGAGGAGATTGATTTTCTCTGATGAAATGTTTGGGAAGCTACGTCCTACGTTAAGCATTTCTTCAGCGATCAGGCGAGTGATCTCCCGGCCTTCGTCGTATTCCATGTGACGCTCTCATTTTCCAATGTGTTAAGGGATGGTGGCTGTTTGGCATGATCCGACAGCCTGAGTCCGCAGGCAAGCGGGTCTCTAATGGAGAAGGAGCGAGCCGCTATATGGCGCGCAAAAGTGCTATGCAGGGAAGAGATTTGCGTGGACGAGACTGGGAGCAGATCCTTGCGGCAGCCCCCAGTTTGAAGGCGTTAGTGCATGGGTTATTCGCCGATGGTCTGGCCAAGCTTGCTGGTTAACAGCTCGTAGAACTTCTCGCGACTACGAGGATTTTTGAGTTCGGCACAGGCTTCGTCCAGCGCCTGAATTGCCTCGTCGTGGGTGATCTCGTCATCATCGATCAAAGGCTTGAGCTTCGTCTTGTAGATGTAGCTCAACTCGTTGTAATCCTCACACTGAGCGCACGACACCAGTGAGGCGTCTCGCTTACCGCCTGGGTTCTCATCCTTGTAGCTGTATTTGGCGTTGATGTCGCTGATGGTCTTAGCCTTGGCCATGTCTTACGTTCCTGAGCCGGGCGATCCTGGGAAATCCTTATCGCATCCGGTAAGCCAGACGTGGTGGCTATCTGCTGGTATTCAAGTCGCAGACACAAACGATTACCACTGTGACGGTTTGATGTCTGGCCAAGCCTACGTAACAGGCAATGAGAGCATTGCTCTGTACCGTGATTTTGGAGGGCCTGTTTTGGCGTGCATAGCAGGATTTAGCGTGTGAGTATGAATGCCCCTCGGCTTTGTACGAAAAGTGCCTGCGCGCCGATCATGCTGCGTTGAATACAGGCTCGGAATGCTCATTTGCCACCAGCAAAGTCGAGCGCGACTCCGACCGTTCCTCGCCTGTTTTCGCCTTGCCTGATCGCCGCTCGGCGACTTTTCGTACAAACCCTAGCATCGCTAACAGGAGCAGCATGACCATGAAAGCCATCCATAACCGCATTATCGAAAACCGTCTGGCCAAGCGACTTGTGGCCTGGGCCTTGATTCCGCTATGTCTCATCCAGGCGGGAGACGAATCTCGTAACCTCATACGCATAACGTACGGCCTGACGGTTGAGCAGGGGGTTGCTGAAACACTTCCCTACATTGTCTGCTGCGCATTGGTAGTAGCGATCACTGCACAAGCTAAGAAGGTAGCGCGAGCGCTGCGTGGACAGCACCGGCTGCTTGGCCGCTGACTGGCTTCACATGCGACTGAATGCAGGCGCATCGTCTGGATAGCTGAGGCGTCGATCGTGAAGGTTCAGGCAGGGTGGGATCTGTTGACCCCACTCCGGTTACAGAGTGAGGTCTGGGAAGCCCCCTACCATTGGGAGAGGTTTAGTGAGGGCGTGGGTACCAGTTACTGTCGCCAGGACGGATATGGCCTGGGCAGTACCCATATCTGATTCTGAGTTCGGCTTTCTGCTCCTGGTACATGCCCCCCAGGGTATCCTGGATCATGGAAACATAAGCTTCGAAAGACGGGTGCTTGCGCCAGTAGTTACCATAGATCGCATGGGCGAGGGAGCGGTCATACCAACCACGCACAAGCAGTAGCACGCCTTCGATCCGTGCCTCCAAGCCCTGATCCGAGAAAGCCTGTTTACTTCCCCTGTCTTTCATCTGCTCGCGCAGCACAAAATTTGCTGGGCAATAGCCCATCGCCTCGCTTGCCTCATGAAATTGCTCATGCACTTCACGGTGAGATTCGCGATCTTCTTTGAGGTCGAAGGCGAAGCTGTAATCGCAGAGGGAACACTTGCTAACGCCATGAGGGTCAGGAGAGACGTGCACATGGAGCATGATCCACTTGTCATAAAGGCGGATCGCCTCATGGTAATTTCTGACGCCTAATTCCTGGACTGCAGCTTTGTCTTGACGCTGACCCAGCTTTAGCCAGGGGTAGGTGTCTTTCAATTCCTTGGCGACACGTTTGACTTGCTTGATGTGGCTGGAGGTGACTTGCATTTTTTCAGCTCTCGGGAGGGCTGGCCTGGCGTCCACTACGAGGCAACCTGATTGATGTCAGGTCGGGTAATTCAACTGTCACGATAGTGCTAGAGCTTCGCTGGTGTGGACTGCAGGCACCTACCGAGTACCTGGCCGCGGAGACTAGCACTGGTGTGGCTGCTTGACAATCCGTTGTGCCGCCCTGGTGTCCAGAAGCAATGACTGCTGGGTGGTGGTGTTTGCCGTAATTACCAATGCCTCGCCACCGTCTGTTTGGAAACGCCTAGCTCCCGAGCCACCTCAGCCTTGGTCAGCCCTTGGCCCCTCAGGCGTTGAACCTCTTCCCGGCGCTCATTGGCCGCTGCCACCCGGGAGTGTGTCCTGGACTCTGGCTTGATCGCGAGCGGGGCTATCGACCCACCCAGGGTAGCCACCTCTTTAGACACCTGCTTCAACAGTTCCGTAGGGCGAACGACCTCATCAGCGCCGTATGCCAGTGCGAGAAGGGTGAGGGGATGCACACCAAGCTGTCGCGCGATCGCATCGAGCTTTTCCACCGTAACCCCACGCTCACTGCGCTCGACGCGACTGAGGTGGGCGGCGGTTACGCCTTCCTCAAGATCGGTCAGCAGTATTTGCTGTTGCTGGCGAACGTGGGTCAGCGCTGCGGCGATCGCTTGCCTGAGCATTCGGGCGTATCCCTAAAATCCGACTGTATGCCCGGTTTGCGCAGTTCCACTCAATGTCGTATAGTCAAATGAGTGGAACTGTCGCGATTTGCTGCGCGTGCGGAAGACCAGATCGGCCTGTCCACACGCAAGCCAGGGGCGATTTCAATATATCGCTTAATCGAAATTACGGGACTGAAAGTCAGTCCTGCGGGTAGCTGCATGAAAATTTTGGTGTATTCCGATTTACATACCGAATTCGAAGATTTCACGCCGCCGGCGACGGGTGCTGATGTGGTTATTTTGGCAGGGGACATCGGTGTGAAAACTCGGGGCGTGCAGTGGGCAAACGCTGCGTTCGGTTGTCCTGTCATTTACGTCTGCGGTAACCACGAATTTTACGATGGCCACCTCGAAAGAACGCTTGAGGAGATGAAGGCGGTCGCAGCGTCGCATGTACATGTCTTGGAAAACGAGTGTTGGATTTGGAATCAAACCCGGTTTCTGTGCGCCACTGCCTGGACTGACTTTTCATTGACGGGTTCGACAGACATTGCCATGCGCAGGGCTGCTGAACGGATGAATGATTTTCGGGTGATTCGGACTGGAGCAGACAATCGCCGCTTGCGACCTGAAGATGTGGCTGTACGTAACCTGGCGTCACGCACTTGGCTTTCCCAGGAGCTCAGCAAACCCTTTGCAGGACTTACCGCAGTGGTAACTCACCATGCTCCGTTGGTCGGTGTTTTGAATGGCCCTCGTGACCACCTTGATGCGGCGTATGCCAATCACTGGCCGGATCTCGTTCACCAGGCAGATCTTTGGGTTTTCGGCCATACGCATTGTCCGGTCGACCTCATGGAGCGTGACTGCCGTGTGGTGTCGAACCCAAGAGGCTATCCGGGGGAGCGACTGCAGTTTCGCTCTGATTTTGAGGTTGAGATCTAATGACTGCAGGCACCGATCTGGGTTACCTGATCAAGACGTTTGGCGCCACAAAGGCAGACGTTACCTTCAATCGGCTTCCTAAAGTTATCCAGGCCGCCAGGGAGGTGATATCCGATGACGAAGTCGTTGGCTATCTGATGTGCGCGCTGGACAAGCCGCCGCAGATGACCGGCCTGATCTTTTGCGACTATCGCCATGACTTCCCAGAGGGGCTGCCGATGTGGACGCCCCCAGTGGTAGAGCGTCTCTATCGGGGAGGTTACCTGGTTGTGCGAGCACAGGGCGGCGGGCTGTATGTGATTGCCCATTGGTTTTACGAAAACGGCGGTTTACGTCCGTTCTTTGAGGTGCATTGAGATGGATGACCAATGGGACGAGCCAGGTCGGCAGCGCGCAGCCGCAGCCTGTGGCGAGCCTGAGTGCGTTACTCGGGCGCGCGCTACCGGATTTGCATCATTGGTCACGGGGTACCTGTACCACACCGCGATTGATCTGCATCTAGGCTGCTTGGTTGGCATCGTTTACGGCGAGCGTCGAGGCCGCTTTGAGGATAGCGCCGTCATCCGAAGTTCTCGGTTAGAGGGTGGTTGGGAGCAGGAGGGATTTCGGCTTTATCGCACCGTGAACGGGAGCCTCTATTTCGTCTGTGACTGGGCCTCTGTGGAGCTCAACTCACGTTTCGCAACATTCAGTTGTTGAGCGTAGCGGTGCTTGAATCGGTTCATAGGGGCTAGAAGGTCGACTGAAGAGGAGAGGGAGGTGACGGCATTCCTGTAATCGTTGAAGACCGTCTCATGCGTTGACGGAAGGGTGTCGGCGCCGCCATCTGAGGTTA harbors:
- a CDS encoding UvrD-helicase domain-containing protein, whose amino-acid sequence is MSLRDLDEPRREFLKRLDTLDVAACPGSGKTTLVVAKLAILGRHWRSRTQGICVLSHTNAAREEIESRLGATEIGQRLLRYPHFIDTIHGFVMRFLASPWLRSNGHPLTVVDDEATGRARGRALGKDRWGVEYFLDQKEKTLADLRLPSVDFSTPLQGKHYICSPDAPTHGKLCRAMGAAASEGYFCYDEVFTLGQAMIEQEPNVAQSLQARFPCVLIDEMQDTDLEQNRLLNHVFPRDAANTVVIRVGDPNQQIFEGDGESDGAFPHGGTIEISTSFRFNQAIATLANSFAVAPITGGLVGRARTGEDCPNTLFVFPDDDTSGVLGAFAELVSRHVPITQRKDGVHALGAVHRLRKYKDNQFPKALEHYWSAYRSDANGSTYAPKTFIDGVRRARAHLAISGHAHESVEMIARCLLHLAERAGLRTPVQIRTRLHRYIERSLAANAKLLKAYQRGIYLYLFYPHPLREKRWVETHVGLLKRLIQELHPGEEVSMTTDVEAYLAWAEPGDTVEVESQVPRKTINTYRWEAGGHEPVDVQLASMHSVKGKTHSATLILETFSGQHFLEMMLPWLEGKPLVKKEHQVTYRKNRMLMYVGMTRPTHLLCLAIRSSALGEGEARVERRAALQAQGWVINELDARAAS
- a CDS encoding HNH endonuclease, whose product is MADYYVLKDADMKPAYDEYKAQCHAEERFHKVVMFNIHRFHVMALQRFKARQAGEAIKKRNLWNEFSNPKKPVPAATVAAAPGAIAAPGTVAAPGTIAAPGSPEAGAAGSPAPAETPKRKRGPAKPTVSDIKGAFRQYIAKQQGNRCCYCRRWLFNSGYSKPIEHILPRESYEQYSFHFWNLSVACVDCNSLKTDDDWASPTKQGLEAYPAPNSFTEMFHPRFHRFDDHVRFIRVQTNDHSVTLYRGITPQGQKLCEDLLNKIAGKEVIVNANADLKSSLETIEQFEVEEGSELESALKSLHGALSGRTFELVQS
- a CDS encoding metallophosphoesterase, giving the protein MKILVYSDLHTEFEDFTPPATGADVVILAGDIGVKTRGVQWANAAFGCPVIYVCGNHEFYDGHLERTLEEMKAVAASHVHVLENECWIWNQTRFLCATAWTDFSLTGSTDIAMRRAAERMNDFRVIRTGADNRRLRPEDVAVRNLASRTWLSQELSKPFAGLTAVVTHHAPLVGVLNGPRDHLDAAYANHWPDLVHQADLWVFGHTHCPVDLMERDCRVVSNPRGYPGERLQFRSDFEVEI
- a CDS encoding AAA family ATPase, giving the protein MEYDEGREITRLIAEEMLNVGRSFPNISSEKINLLAALHLTKGLILEDRYRSSFEDARVHVTELMKLNEFDDTDVRAAFNEKLLHIRAVSSDTMDREVRVKTATHLIDLFIFEFYKIAPSHPMVVAALVGSIHSTLYSPIVEIAPTTAELSIGKSSEIDSSSFPMLSPTSAALKALISLKLIINQIYPDFIHRHVPDRVADSQPSYLVDAGPQFKFTAVTGLINLAAFALQYPQPARFMLVLPASKAKYGGLRKELAPAIFNGLRLDAAICFSSSEATAAAHDQVLLIFSQHIHLMRKPALYIDVSNANKSLERLDLEERAILAGHIFNIHESRNIDDLPRSIPPKVETILNAQFSDGFKDVKGLCIEDKSEHQEAWKIYSPKNFIRTNQLQGSVFNLAANPQDILKLLSDPTEPACIYIIGNNGAGKTQLLCELIDRVGELDRRTVGISTGVHDRFPLGRSQQYKRFEYRGARTSADAISPSRLTKAVTALAARVFVDQHMLEALKECQTCLGFAPRFYFMLRPEMALDNAPNEIRTLRMSDHAADNHVPDELAKYEFGVVRPAIDDQKERIVSYSSLSSGEQNINQLLLNIITSAEPGTVFLVDEPEISLHLKWQQTLPRVFHLLSRRFGCSFVVATHAPTLITNANDQGSHSFLLDTGKLPKLTDKERYSVESIILEGFGTYTPHNRAVHEACARIVAKTIETKGKLRADQPSPLKELNDMLKKMPTQPGAYVPPGQEEDIDLIKKAYTAIELLLVDQEAASKRTDEAQV
- a CDS encoding ATP-dependent nuclease, coding for MYLSALSIRNFRQFGDLTPGFTIHFNEGVTALVGENDAGKTAVIDAIRHVLQTRDSDFLRLELEDFHVGSDGEPATDITMVCTLAGLTTLELGAFAEYVTFSRGEGLLHVHWSARRLAMPTASRRWVDIQVRCGERGEGPALDVGARQLLATAYLKPLRDAEREMSPGRNSRLSQVLSSFPGIDAGESYVDIAPPASAAEATGLSIAGMGDYMRELVRGHQAIKVAQATINDRYLEPLSLAGQPLHSHLGFGDTGSETTKLKQILERLELGLLDKGSGNARGSYGLGSNNLLFMACELLLLGKEPDGLPLLLIEEPEAHLHPQRQLRLMEFLERASQPRPQQQNQTQQQDQTQQQDQTQQPDQAQAEPAHTRPVQVILTTHSPNLSSKIALENLVLIHGQRAFSMAQGRTRLSADDYRFLSRFLDVTKASLFFAKGLLIVEGDAEAILLPALARLLGCDLTEHGVSIVNVGGVGLRRYAHIMQRADATEGIIQIPTACITDMDVMPDCAPAIMGLDPHKLNAKGKPARRQWRMLSDFGATEIEREPKLAAHRQKRTRGDGQNVKTFVADHWTLEYDLAVEGLMDWVHRAATLALHDVKMNEKKLTRQKVLERATKALAALKSQYLTNEERATEVYRQVDSGSKSITAQHLVDLLQSAFDEGELDRASLRAALPAYVIEAIEYATRGRIMPSAPEQPATNTAETPLEALEAGELA